CCCCGCCCGTCGGAGCCCTGCTGCGTACCTGGCGGGAGCGGCGCGGCATCAGCCAGCTGGAGCTGGCGGGCCGCGCCGACTCCTCGTCCCGCCACATCAGCTTCATCGAGACCGGCCGGTCCCGGCCGAGCGAGGGGATGCTCCTGCGGCTCGCGGACCGCCTCGACGTCCCGGTGCGCGAGCGCAACGCCCTGCTCCTCGCTGCCGGTTACGCCCCGCGCTATGCGCAGACCCCGCTGGACGACCCCTCGATGGAGGCGCTGCGCGAGGGGCTGGAGCGGCTGCTGACCGGCTACGAGCCGTATCCGGCGCTGGTCGTGGACGCCACGTACCAGGTCGTCGCCGCCAACCGCGGCATCGCGATGCTGCTCGACGGCCTGCCGGAGCACCTGCTCGTCCCGCCGCTGAACACCATGCGGATCACCCTGCACCCGGAGGGCCTGGCCCCGAGGATCCGCAATTTCGCGGAGTGGCGCGGGCATCTGCTGGCCCAGATGGAGCGGCAGATCGCACTGGCCCGCTCCGCGCCGCTGAACGCGCTGTACGAGGAGGTGTCCGCCTATCCGGTCGCCGACCGGCCGCAGGACGCCGCACCCGAGGAGGCCGTGCCGCAGATCGCACTGCCGCTGGTGATCGAGTACGACGGGCACCTGCTCTCCTTCGTGTCCTCGATCGCGACGTTCAACACGCCGATGGACGTGACCGTCGCCGAGCTGGCCATCGAGACACTCCTGCCGGCCGACGCGGCGACGGCGAAGTACCTGCGCTCACTGGGGCCTTGAGGCAGCGCGCAGCGCAGGGGCCTGGAGGAGGGCGAGCGCGGCGACGACGAGGGCCTGCGCCGGGATCCACACCAGGCCGACGGCGGTGGGGGCGTCCCAGAGCAAGAGCGAGACCAGACTGAGGCCCGTCCAGGCCCAGTTGGACCCGATGACCCACCTGACCGGCAGGACCGGCGGGCGGCGGCGGGCGGCGAGCCCGCCGACGCAGGCCCCGTAGAGGACGAGGAACAGGCCGAGTTCGAGCAGGGCGGCCTGCCCGACGCCGAGCAGCCGCCCCAGCGGGGCGGAGAAGGCGGCGTACGCGAGGCCGTTCCCGGTGGTGACCACGCAGTCGAGGGCGAGGAGGCGGCGCAGCGCGCCCTGCGGGACGGTGGTGCGGACGATGCTGCCGAGCAGGGTCGCGGACATGGCGGATCAGCCTCCGTCGAGGGGGTCGGGTGGTCGCGCGGCCGACCGGTCGCGCGCTCGAATGTGCTGGTGGGGACGGGTCCCGAGGCCGAGTGCGCGGACTCGGAACCCGATGGCTCCACTGTCCCCCGCGACCCGCACCGGGGTCGATTACCCCCGAGGTCATGCCGGGGGCGGCGGCGGGCGTGCCAACCTTCTTTGAGTCACATCGCAAGAAAGGTGGGGGATCTTCTGTTTCGCCGGGGGGCTGCGGGCTACGCTGCACGGAGCTGAAGCTCTCGAACGTCCTCTCGGCATACGGAGAACATCACGGTGTCAGCCGCCGCCCGACCCGACCTGGCCTCGGCCTGGGCCCGCGTCGCGGCGTTGGCGGAGCGGGGCGGCCGGGATCCGGCCGAGGTGCTGTCCCCGGAGCGGCTGGGCCGTCTCTGCGGGGTCGAACCCGCGCTCGTCCCCGGGGTCGTTGCCGGGACCGTGCCCGAAGTGCCGCTGTGCCGGCGGGTCCACCGGCGCTTCCTGCGGCTGCGGGCCACCCGCCGCGACAAACACGGCCGGGAGTGGTCCCTCGCCGCCATCGCGGAGGACTTCCAGGCGCCCGGCGCCTCCCTCGGCCCCCTCAACGCGGGCACCGGGATGCCGCGGCTGGGCCACGCGGCGGGCGTGCAGCGGTTCTTCGGGGTCTACTCCGGCTTCCTCCTCGCCGACAGCCAGTGCGCGGTGGAACACGCCCTCGCCCATACCGGCGCCGGCGCCGGCGCCGCGGACGATCTCGAGCACCTCTCGTACCTGACGGGCATGCCCCCGCACGACATCCGGCTCACCCTCGACGGCTTACCGCCCCGGCTCCCGCTGAAGGAGCAGGTGCACCAGCGGTTCGAGCACCTGCGCCGCACCAGACTGCGCGCGGACGGCCAGGCCCACTCCCTCGCGGCCATCGCCCACTCCTTCGACGCTTCGGGGCAGTCGCTGACCCGTCTCGCGCGCGGTGAAGGCCTGCCCAACCTCGCGGCGGCCGCCGGGATCCAGCGCTTCTACGGGGTCGACGGCGGCTTCCTGCTGGCCGACG
The Streptomyces sp. NBC_01296 DNA segment above includes these coding regions:
- a CDS encoding helix-turn-helix domain-containing protein, producing MGYRRGHDLPPPVGALLRTWRERRGISQLELAGRADSSSRHISFIETGRSRPSEGMLLRLADRLDVPVRERNALLLAAGYAPRYAQTPLDDPSMEALREGLERLLTGYEPYPALVVDATYQVVAANRGIAMLLDGLPEHLLVPPLNTMRITLHPEGLAPRIRNFAEWRGHLLAQMERQIALARSAPLNALYEEVSAYPVADRPQDAAPEEAVPQIALPLVIEYDGHLLSFVSSIATFNTPMDVTVAELAIETLLPADAATAKYLRSLGP